In a genomic window of Occallatibacter riparius:
- a CDS encoding Ig-like domain-containing protein has product MSISISPNPIHLRAGSSLPLKAISTFSDGLISDVTSSTVWTVDDASIVEVDQQGNALGFHAGTAQIKAESLGMVAEATAVVQPVVFTTYFSAEAGAPDSTLRISASGDGHLQSCSMVYVFNEDQQLTECCGCTVSSGGLRTLSLNQDLRSNPLTQVSPVAGSIMVVAADQGANSACDPAAISGAKAGTGWLTHTQTSGPSVYATETTLSGSDTTNEFLDSVQAQCSFVKQLGSGRGICSCGTGD; this is encoded by the coding sequence TTGAGCATCTCGATCTCACCCAACCCCATTCACCTGCGAGCCGGCTCCAGTCTCCCGCTGAAGGCAATCAGCACTTTTTCCGATGGACTGATAAGCGATGTCACGTCCAGTACTGTGTGGACGGTGGATGATGCTTCGATAGTTGAAGTTGACCAACAGGGAAATGCATTGGGATTCCATGCGGGGACAGCGCAGATCAAAGCCGAGTCCCTCGGCATGGTGGCGGAAGCCACCGCTGTCGTCCAGCCTGTCGTATTCACAACCTACTTCTCGGCTGAGGCCGGCGCACCGGACTCGACGTTGCGGATCAGTGCAAGCGGTGATGGCCACCTGCAATCCTGTTCCATGGTGTACGTGTTCAATGAAGACCAGCAACTCACCGAGTGCTGTGGCTGCACAGTCTCCAGCGGAGGGTTGCGGACACTCTCACTAAATCAGGATCTTCGATCCAACCCCCTGACTCAAGTATCACCTGTTGCGGGCTCGATAATGGTCGTTGCCGCAGACCAGGGAGCGAACTCGGCCTGCGATCCGGCAGCGATCTCCGGTGCAAAGGCGGGGACCGGATGGTTGACCCACACACAGACTTCAGGCCCATCCGTATACGCGACGGAGACAACTCTCAGCGGCTCTGACACTACGAACGAGTTCCTCGACAGCGTTCAGGCGCAGTGTAGCTTTGTGAAGCAGCTCGGAAGCGGACGCGGAATATGCAGTTGCGGGACTGGCGACTAA
- the nadE gene encoding NAD(+) synthase — protein sequence MEFHELLRIDCAREVERIVSSIRQLVPREFRRKGAVVGLSGGIDSSVVAALCTRALGRDRVLGLFMPESESAEESLSLGRLLTDSLGIPSVSEEITPILAASGCYRRRDDAIRTIVPEYGPGYRCKLVLPDLIGADRYALYSVVLQSPRGETTKVRLSLDAYLVIVAASNFKQRTRTMLEYYYADALNFAVAGTPNRLEYELGFFVKGGDGAADFKPIAHLYKSQVYQLAEYLQIPEEIRRRPPTTDTYSLPQSQEEFYFSLPLADMDLCLYAKDKGMTSAELAAVSGLAVAEIERAWSTIDSKRRHATYLHKAPVTFAAE from the coding sequence ATGGAATTTCATGAACTCCTCAGAATTGATTGCGCACGCGAGGTAGAGCGCATCGTGTCCTCCATTCGCCAATTAGTACCGAGAGAGTTTCGTCGCAAGGGCGCAGTGGTCGGTTTGTCGGGAGGCATCGACAGCAGTGTTGTTGCAGCTCTGTGTACGCGCGCGTTAGGACGAGACCGTGTTTTAGGACTTTTCATGCCGGAGTCCGAATCGGCGGAGGAAAGTCTGAGCTTGGGCCGCCTGCTTACCGACAGCTTAGGCATCCCGTCCGTTTCGGAGGAGATTACGCCGATCCTGGCTGCGTCCGGCTGTTATCGGCGGCGCGATGATGCGATTCGCACCATAGTTCCCGAGTATGGGCCCGGGTATCGCTGCAAGCTGGTGCTCCCTGATCTCATTGGCGCCGATCGATACGCGCTGTATTCGGTGGTGTTGCAGTCCCCGCGCGGAGAGACCACGAAGGTGCGCCTTTCACTCGACGCGTATCTGGTGATCGTGGCGGCGAGCAACTTCAAGCAGCGAACGCGCACAATGCTGGAATACTACTATGCGGACGCGCTGAATTTTGCCGTAGCCGGAACACCTAACCGTCTCGAATACGAACTCGGCTTCTTCGTAAAGGGAGGCGACGGCGCCGCGGACTTCAAGCCTATAGCGCACCTATACAAATCGCAGGTGTATCAACTCGCTGAGTATCTCCAGATCCCGGAAGAAATCCGTCGCCGGCCTCCCACTACCGATACCTATTCGCTTCCGCAATCGCAGGAGGAGTTCTATTTCAGCTTGCCGCTGGCAGATATGGATCTATGCCTCTATGCGAAGGACAAAGGGATGACAAGTGCGGAGCTGGCCGCTGTGTCAGGATTAGCGGTGGCCGAGATCGAGCGCGCATGGTCGACGATCGACTCCAAACGAAGGCACGCCACCTATCTGCACAAGGCTCCGGTCACATTTGCAGCTGAATGA
- a CDS encoding acyl carrier protein: MQLTQIDQDVEDFVVKNFLFGQQDGLTPDESLLERGVLDSTGVLELIAFLEEHYAIKVEDDDVTPDNLDSVARISDFVSRKLGYSG; the protein is encoded by the coding sequence ATGCAGCTCACACAAATTGACCAAGATGTTGAGGACTTTGTCGTAAAGAATTTTTTGTTTGGCCAGCAGGACGGCCTTACGCCGGATGAATCGTTGCTGGAGAGGGGAGTGCTCGACTCCACGGGAGTTCTCGAACTCATCGCGTTTCTCGAAGAACACTACGCGATCAAGGTTGAGGACGACGACGTGACGCCGGACAATCTGGATTCAGTTGCAAGGATTTCTGACTTTGTCAGCCGGAAGCTTGGATACAGCGGTTGA
- a CDS encoding class I adenylate-forming enzyme family protein, whose product MQVEEFLEDSARVFPSKVALICGKSRYTYAEIDAQANRVAVALLEAGVQRGDRVVVLLPNTAETVIALFGILKAGAVFVLLNATTKPDKLMYIVNNCQAVALVVDGAGWAIAQKASDVMPSIGIVLVARCKSDLPTAAGGGRVINFEAVRLGAQRVKAPPKTCIDIDLAALVYTSGTTGHPKGVMLTHLNMVSVATSIATYLENTSDDVVMNFLPLAFGYGLYQVLVMFKVGGTVVLHDSFAFPHVVLDLMERERVTGLPIVPTVAALLLQMDISRYALPQLRYITNAGAALPVEHLRRLRTLFPKAKLYSMYGQTECQRVSYLSPDQLDVRPGSVGRGMPNEEVFIVDEQGHRVGPGVTGELVIRGSHVMRGYWELPEETERRLRPGPLAGEKVLYSGDLFRADEEGYLYFVSRKDDIIKSRGEKVSPKEVEDAICRLEGIAEAAVIGVPDAFLGSAIKAIVKLTPGAHLTAQDILRHCAGHLEDFMRPKYVEFVEAVPKTENGKVSKRLLAERETEMAGASSR is encoded by the coding sequence ATGCAGGTCGAGGAATTCCTAGAGGATAGCGCACGCGTATTCCCGTCGAAGGTGGCTCTGATCTGTGGCAAGAGCCGCTACACGTATGCCGAGATCGACGCCCAGGCGAACCGGGTAGCCGTAGCGCTGCTCGAGGCGGGGGTGCAACGCGGCGACCGCGTGGTGGTGTTGCTGCCGAATACTGCGGAAACGGTGATCGCATTATTCGGAATCTTGAAGGCAGGAGCAGTGTTTGTGCTCCTCAATGCGACAACCAAGCCTGACAAGCTGATGTACATCGTGAACAACTGCCAGGCCGTAGCCCTCGTCGTGGACGGCGCCGGTTGGGCAATTGCGCAGAAAGCGTCCGACGTGATGCCCAGTATTGGAATCGTGCTGGTGGCGAGATGCAAGTCGGACCTACCGACAGCTGCAGGTGGAGGGAGGGTCATCAATTTCGAGGCGGTGCGATTGGGGGCGCAGCGCGTGAAGGCTCCGCCGAAGACTTGCATCGATATTGATCTCGCCGCGCTTGTTTACACGTCCGGAACGACCGGCCATCCCAAGGGCGTGATGCTCACTCACTTGAACATGGTGTCTGTTGCGACATCCATCGCCACTTACCTGGAAAACACGAGCGACGATGTGGTGATGAATTTCCTGCCGCTGGCGTTCGGCTACGGCCTTTATCAGGTATTAGTGATGTTCAAAGTGGGTGGGACCGTAGTGCTACACGACTCCTTTGCGTTTCCACATGTGGTGCTCGATCTTATGGAGCGGGAACGTGTAACAGGTCTGCCAATTGTTCCCACCGTGGCAGCTTTGCTCCTGCAGATGGATATTTCGAGGTACGCTTTGCCGCAGCTCCGATACATCACCAACGCTGGAGCGGCGCTCCCCGTTGAACATCTGCGGCGGCTCCGCACCTTGTTTCCGAAGGCGAAGCTGTATTCCATGTACGGGCAGACCGAATGTCAGCGAGTGTCGTACCTCTCTCCGGATCAGCTCGATGTGCGGCCGGGGTCAGTGGGACGTGGGATGCCGAATGAGGAGGTATTCATCGTCGACGAACAGGGGCATCGGGTGGGACCCGGCGTTACAGGGGAGCTGGTGATTCGGGGATCCCATGTGATGCGAGGTTACTGGGAGTTGCCCGAAGAGACTGAACGCCGTCTTCGGCCTGGTCCACTGGCGGGTGAGAAGGTACTGTACAGCGGCGATCTGTTTCGTGCCGATGAGGAAGGGTACCTGTACTTCGTAAGCCGGAAGGACGACATCATCAAAAGTCGCGGCGAGAAAGTGAGCCCGAAGGAAGTTGAGGACGCCATCTGCAGGTTGGAGGGAATTGCGGAGGCGGCGGTGATCGGTGTGCCCGATGCCTTCCTTGGGAGCGCCATCAAAGCGATTGTGAAGCTTACGCCAGGAGCACACCTGACCGCGCAGGACATTCTTCGTCACTGCGCGGGGCACCTGGAGGATTTCATGCGCCCGAAGTACGTGGAGTTCGTGGAAGCCGTGCCCAAAACCGAGAACGGCAAAGTGAGCAAGCGTCTGTTGGCCGAGCGGGAGACAGAGATGGCTGGCGCTTCGAGCAGATAG